The DNA window TGAATTGTGATTTTTAATAACTCGCATGTAGTCAATTTGCTTATACTTATattgttaataaatttttttttgcttatattatattaatctaGATTTTTGATAAAACTAAATTGGtttcttatttaaaaattacatttaatctCCAATAGTGaaaaatgaatttaaaaataaaataattattcctAAAAACGAATAAGATTATGATAACAATATTTTATCTCAAaagaaataaatacaaattatgaTTAAAAACATTAtactttaattataattaatcctctttcaaaaaaaaaaaaaaattataattaatccaaaattttttaattaaaaggtGCTGAAAAAAGGACCCTAAACCCATTGCAATTTTCTGATTTTTATGATTGTCATCTTCTTCGGAGCAGAGATCAATGGCGTGGAACGTCTTCAAGTTCTGCAGCGCCCTGCGAGCGCTCGGCTCCATCATGATCTTCTTCGTTCTCGGAATCATTAGTCTAACTTATTACGTCGTCGTTTTAACAAATTACGGTCCCGCTCTCTTTCTCGGTGGCGTTCATTCTCTTGTCGCTATACTTGTCTTGCTCCTTTTCCATGCTCTGGTAACagccccttctctctctttctttctgttttattgatcCATTAGTAAAATTTAGCTTAAATGTCATAGCTTTTTAGGTTTAAAAGTTTCCTTTGACTATGTTAGGTTGAGCTTTTGAAGGGTAGTGTAGTGTGCAGTGTAGGTATAGAAATTGGAAAGTAAAAGTTTGTTGTTCGTGCTATTCTATGAATTGGGTATTGGGTTATGcctaaaatgaaaagaatagaactgaacctttttttttttttttggcatagAATAGAACTGAACTTAGTATACCTAATGAGTaatgaaaatttatttcaatTTATGTGATTACTTGTTGAATTGAAATCATTATTGTTTGGTAGTTTGATTGCTTGTTGAAATCAGATTGTTAAGACTCACTCTTGTTCTTAGTGTCCATATTTTTAACACGAGACTGTGTTTTGGCTATGTTATGTAGCTGGTGATGCTATTGTGGAGCTATTTTGCTGTTGTTATTACTGACCCTGGTGGTGTTCCACCCGACTGGAAACCTGTAATGGATGAGGAAAGAGGCGAGGCGGACTCTTTGGTGGAAGCTCAGTATGATGCTTCAGCTTTAGCATCTAACCAATTAAGTGATATAAACAATCAAACAGTACGATTTTGCCGAAAGTGCAACCAGTTTAAACCGCCACGATGCCATCACTGTTCTGTCTGTGAGTTCTTTGAACTGATTTTTATTTGTCTGTTCAGTTTTACCTTTTATATTATTGTTTATCAATGAagaaagattaaattttgcatctgTTGTAGGTGGAAGGTGTATACTCAAAATGGATCATCACTGCTTGTGGGTTGTCAATTGTGTTGGAGCGTTAAATTATAAGTACTTTCTACTTTTCCTGGTATGTTTAATATTCATtatgttttaaattttgtggCAGACATAAGTTTTTCACTGTTTTGAACTTGTTGAAATTGATATATGCACTCTAATTTCCTTCCGGATGTTCTTTTATGTTTGGAATAATTTGTCATCCTTCTGTGTGGTCTTGTTAGGATTGTCATGTCATGCATTTGTGTTAAAGAAAAGTTTAGATTTCgcaaataatttatttagcacaTTTGATGTGATGATGTAGCCGGAACTTGTCACAATTTCCTTTTGTATTGAGTTCCATGGGGATAATGTTGTTTAGTTGCGTTTAAGCTTTTTTATTGTTCAGT is part of the Cannabis sativa cultivar Pink pepper isolate KNU-18-1 chromosome 5, ASM2916894v1, whole genome shotgun sequence genome and encodes:
- the LOC115717604 gene encoding probable protein S-acyltransferase 14, translating into MAWNVFKFCSALRALGSIMIFFVLGIISLTYYVVVLTNYGPALFLGGVHSLVAILVLLLFHALLVMLLWSYFAVVITDPGGVPPDWKPVMDEERGEADSLVEAQYDASALASNQLSDINNQTVRFCRKCNQFKPPRCHHCSVCGRCILKMDHHCLWVVNCVGALNYKYFLLFLFYTFLETTIVSLSLLPYFIAFFTDGEIGGTAGTLAATFITFILNFAFSLSVLGFFIMHLSLVAGNTTTIEAYEKRRTSKWHYDLGRRNNFEQVFGTDKRYWFIPAYSEEDSRQIPALRGLEYPIKPELSSLQPV